In a single window of the Lagenorhynchus albirostris chromosome 19, mLagAlb1.1, whole genome shotgun sequence genome:
- the MIA gene encoding melanoma-derived growth regulatory protein, with the protein MAWSSVFLGVVLLSAFPGPSVGGHPMPRLADWKLCADEECSHPISMAVALQDYVAPDCRFLTIRQGQVVYVFSKLKGRGRLFWGGSVQGDYYGDVAARLGYFPSSIVREDQTLKPGKTDVKTDKWDFYCQ; encoded by the exons ATGGCTTGGTCCTCGGTGTTCCTTGGTGTTGTCTTGCTGTCTGCCTTCCCAGGTCCTAGTGTCGGGGGCCACCCGATGCCCAGGCTGGCTGACTGGAAGCTGTGTGCTGACGAGGAATGCAGCC ACCCCATCTCCATGGCCGTGGCCCTTCAGGACTACGTGGCCCCCGACTGCCGTTTCCTGACCATACGCCAGGGCCAAGTGGTGTATGTCTTCTCCAAGCTGAAGGGCCGAGGGCGGCTCTTCTGGGGAGGCAGC GTTCAGGGAGATTACTATGGAGACGTAGCTGCTCGCCTGGGCTATTTCCCCAGTAGCATTGTACGCGAAGACCAGACCCTGAAGCCTGGCAAAACTGATGTGAAGACAGAT aaatGGGATTTCTACTGCCAGTGA
- the SNRPA gene encoding U1 small nuclear ribonucleoprotein A — protein sequence MAVPETRPNHTIYINNLNEKIKKDELKKSLYAIFSQFGQILDILVSRSLKMRGQAFVIFKEVSSATNALRSMQGFPFYDKPMRIQYAKTDSDIIAKMKGTFVERDRKREKRKPKSQETPAAKKAVQGGAAAPVVGAVQGPVPGMPPMTQAPRIMHHMPGQPPYMPPPGMIPPPGLAPGQIPPGAMPPQQLMPGQMPPAQPLSENPPNHILFLTNLPEETNELMLSMLFNQFPGFKEVRLVPGRHDIAFVEFDNEVQAGAARDALQGFKITQNNAMKISFAKK from the exons AGCTGAAGAAGTCCCTGTACGCTATCTTCTCCCAGTTTGGCCAGATCCTGGATATCCTGGTATCACGAAGCCTGAAGATGAGGGGCCAGGCCTTTGTCATCTTCAAGGAGGTCAGCAGCGCCACCAATGCCCTGCGCTCCATGCAGGGTTTCCCCTTCTACGACAAGCCCATG CGCATCCAGTACGCCAAGACTGACTCGGATATCATTGCCAAGATGAAGGGCACCTTTGTGGAGCGGGACCGCAAGCGGGAGAAGAGGAAGCCCAAGAGCCAGGAGACCCCGGCTGCCAAGAAGGCCGTGCAGGGTGGGGCGGCCGCCCCTGTGGTGGGCGCTGTCCAGGGGCCTGTCCCG GGCATGCCGCCGATGACTCAGGCGCCCCGCATCATGCACCACATGCCGGGCCAGCCTCCCTACATGCCGCCCCCCGGCATGATCCCGCCTCCGGGCCTCGCACCTGGCCAGATCCCACCAGGGGCCATGCCTCCACAGCAGCTTATGCCGGGACAGATGCCACCTGCACAGCCT CTTTCAGAAAATCCACCAAATCACATCTTGTTCCTCACAAACCTGCCTGAAGAGACCAACGAGCTCATGCTTTCCATGCTTTTCAACCA GTTCCCTGGCTTCAAGGAGGTCCGGCTGGTCCCAGGGCGGCACGACATCGCCTTCGTGGAGTTTGACAATGAGGTGCAGGCAGGGGCTGCACGCGACGCCCTGCAGGGTTTCAAGATCACCCAGAACAACGCCATGAAGATCTCCTTTGCCAAGAAGTAG